A single region of the Lotus japonicus ecotype B-129 chromosome 4, LjGifu_v1.2 genome encodes:
- the LOC130711669 gene encoding replication protein A 70 kDa DNA-binding subunit C-like isoform X2 → MASSVAIDPVVTLCPPNHNWRIKVRVVRLWIADGFAGENKPASMELILLDQHGGKIQATVRKLMFRKWGEQFVEGNVYIITFFHLIPNLGAYRPTDHAFRILFNPKTKIIPAESSIIPRWGFSLKDSSQLNDDGFQTEYLVATSEERTYVKDDIVTKMMLLEISDDKGKLECALFGEYVQIVLDYLSSNPLEKPVVVLQLAKLKSFRGKNVLQNVMKASRIIFNPEVAEAESLMDRISGLNMQPNQPVGHIISPNPSVPIFEDFMNNYPKKTICALNETTEDGLFIVYGTVVGLLQDDLWWYFACKCHKAVTFDDGLYFCPGCCKHVMNVSARYKIKLEVFDGTDSGNFLLFDSDAHHLIKKSCKDMLGNLKDPKSAEITPLMEEQLVGKELLFKVEKKSNNFFQFDDSYCVKRICDDPSIIEAFKALSAAQTSNLARCSTPLTVVNSAGDKVAVEDPSESCVVLSPEVLTPSLGSDPSYVGSSANIFKRKADEDCKKPPTVPKLKMKNVKVEKK, encoded by the exons ATGGCATCGTCTGTTGCAATTGATCCCGTTGTGACCCTGTGCCCTCCAAATCACAATTGGAGGATCAAAGTGAGAGTTGTTCGACTATGGATTGCTGATGGGTTTGCTGGGGAAAACAAACCTGCTTCAATGGAGTTGATTTTACTGGATCAACAT GGTGGAAAAATCCAAGCAACTGTGAGGAAGCTCATGTTTAGGAAGTGGGGTGAACAGTTCGTGGAAGGAAATGTTTATATCATTACATTTTTTCACTTGATCCCCAATTTGGGTGCCTATCGACCTACTGATCATGCTTTTAGGATTCTTTTTAATCCTAAAACTAAGATCATTCCAGCTGAGAGTAGCATTATCCCAAGGTGGGGATTTTCTCTGAAGGATTCTTCTCAACTTAATGATGATGGCTTCCAGACGGAATACTTAGTTG CTACCTCTGAGGAAAGGACTTATGTCAAGGATGACATTGTTACAAAGATGATGTTGCTTGAAATTAGTGATGACAA aGGAAAACTGGAGTGTGCCCTTTTTGGAGAGTATGTCCAGATTGTATTGGACTACCTTAGTTCTAATCCTTTGGAAAAGCCTGTTGTGGTTCTGCAGCTTGCAAAACTTAAGTCATTTAGag GTAAGAATGTTCTTCAGAATGTAATGAAAGCATCGAGGATTATCTTTAATCCTGAGGTTGCTGAAGCTGAATCTTTGATGGACCG CATATCTGGCCTTAATATGCAGCCCAATCAACCTGTGGGGCATATTATTTCTCCTAATCCTTCTGTTCCAATTTTTGAAGATTTTATGAACAACTATCCTAAGAAAACTATATGTGCTTTGAATGAGACTACTGAG GAtggattgtttattgtttatggaACTGTGGTTGGTTTGTTGCAAGATGATCTATGGTGGTATTTTGCATGCAAGTGTCACAAAGCTGTGACTTTTGATGATGGATTATATTTCTGCCCCGGTTGCTGTAAGCATGTTATGAATGTTTCTGCAAG ATACAAGATTAAGCTTGAGGTGTTTGATGGCACTGATTCTGGAAATTTTCTGTTGTTTGACTCTGATGCTCATCATCTCATTAAGAAGTCTTGCAAGGATATGTTGGGAAATTTGAAG GATCCTAAATCTGCTGAGATTACTCCCTTGATGGAAGAACAATTGGTAGGGAAAGAATTGCTGTTTAAGGTGGAGAAGAAatctaataattttttccagTTTGATGACTCTTATTGTGTGAAGCGTATTTGTGATGATCCTTCTATTATAGAAGCATTTAAGGCACTTTCTGCTGCCCAGACTTCAAATTTG GCTAGATGCTCCACTCCTTTGACTGTTGTTAATTCTGCTGGAGATAAGGTAGCAgttgaggacccctctgagtcCTGTGTGGTTTTATCCCCTGAGGTTCTAACCCCTTCTCTTGGTAGTGATCCTTCATATGTGGGAAGCTCTGCTAACATTTTCAAGAGGAAGGCTGATGAAGATTGTAAGAAACCTCCAACTGTTCCTaaactgaagatgaagaatgtCAAAGTGGAGAAGAAGTAG
- the LOC130711669 gene encoding replication protein A 70 kDa DNA-binding subunit C-like isoform X1 has translation MASSVAIDPVVTLCPPNHNWRIKVRVVRLWIADGFAGENKPASMELILLDQHGGKIQATVRKLMFRKWGEQFVEGNVYIITFFHLIPNLGAYRPTDHAFRILFNPKTKIIPAESSIIPRWGFSLKDSSQLNDDGFQTEYLVDMIGLLTATSEERTYVKDDIVTKMMLLEISDDKGKLECALFGEYVQIVLDYLSSNPLEKPVVVLQLAKLKSFRGKNVLQNVMKASRIIFNPEVAEAESLMDRISGLNMQPNQPVGHIISPNPSVPIFEDFMNNYPKKTICALNETTEDGLFIVYGTVVGLLQDDLWWYFACKCHKAVTFDDGLYFCPGCCKHVMNVSARYKIKLEVFDGTDSGNFLLFDSDAHHLIKKSCKDMLGNLKDPKSAEITPLMEEQLVGKELLFKVEKKSNNFFQFDDSYCVKRICDDPSIIEAFKALSAAQTSNLARCSTPLTVVNSAGDKVAVEDPSESCVVLSPEVLTPSLGSDPSYVGSSANIFKRKADEDCKKPPTVPKLKMKNVKVEKK, from the exons ATGGCATCGTCTGTTGCAATTGATCCCGTTGTGACCCTGTGCCCTCCAAATCACAATTGGAGGATCAAAGTGAGAGTTGTTCGACTATGGATTGCTGATGGGTTTGCTGGGGAAAACAAACCTGCTTCAATGGAGTTGATTTTACTGGATCAACAT GGTGGAAAAATCCAAGCAACTGTGAGGAAGCTCATGTTTAGGAAGTGGGGTGAACAGTTCGTGGAAGGAAATGTTTATATCATTACATTTTTTCACTTGATCCCCAATTTGGGTGCCTATCGACCTACTGATCATGCTTTTAGGATTCTTTTTAATCCTAAAACTAAGATCATTCCAGCTGAGAGTAGCATTATCCCAAGGTGGGGATTTTCTCTGAAGGATTCTTCTCAACTTAATGATGATGGCTTCCAGACGGAATACTTAGTTG ATATGATTGGTTTGTTGACAGCTACCTCTGAGGAAAGGACTTATGTCAAGGATGACATTGTTACAAAGATGATGTTGCTTGAAATTAGTGATGACAA aGGAAAACTGGAGTGTGCCCTTTTTGGAGAGTATGTCCAGATTGTATTGGACTACCTTAGTTCTAATCCTTTGGAAAAGCCTGTTGTGGTTCTGCAGCTTGCAAAACTTAAGTCATTTAGag GTAAGAATGTTCTTCAGAATGTAATGAAAGCATCGAGGATTATCTTTAATCCTGAGGTTGCTGAAGCTGAATCTTTGATGGACCG CATATCTGGCCTTAATATGCAGCCCAATCAACCTGTGGGGCATATTATTTCTCCTAATCCTTCTGTTCCAATTTTTGAAGATTTTATGAACAACTATCCTAAGAAAACTATATGTGCTTTGAATGAGACTACTGAG GAtggattgtttattgtttatggaACTGTGGTTGGTTTGTTGCAAGATGATCTATGGTGGTATTTTGCATGCAAGTGTCACAAAGCTGTGACTTTTGATGATGGATTATATTTCTGCCCCGGTTGCTGTAAGCATGTTATGAATGTTTCTGCAAG ATACAAGATTAAGCTTGAGGTGTTTGATGGCACTGATTCTGGAAATTTTCTGTTGTTTGACTCTGATGCTCATCATCTCATTAAGAAGTCTTGCAAGGATATGTTGGGAAATTTGAAG GATCCTAAATCTGCTGAGATTACTCCCTTGATGGAAGAACAATTGGTAGGGAAAGAATTGCTGTTTAAGGTGGAGAAGAAatctaataattttttccagTTTGATGACTCTTATTGTGTGAAGCGTATTTGTGATGATCCTTCTATTATAGAAGCATTTAAGGCACTTTCTGCTGCCCAGACTTCAAATTTG GCTAGATGCTCCACTCCTTTGACTGTTGTTAATTCTGCTGGAGATAAGGTAGCAgttgaggacccctctgagtcCTGTGTGGTTTTATCCCCTGAGGTTCTAACCCCTTCTCTTGGTAGTGATCCTTCATATGTGGGAAGCTCTGCTAACATTTTCAAGAGGAAGGCTGATGAAGATTGTAAGAAACCTCCAACTGTTCCTaaactgaagatgaagaatgtCAAAGTGGAGAAGAAGTAG
- the LOC130711668 gene encoding cytochrome P450 CYP82D47-like, producing MDLPSHSTVTFTIYATLFSLFLCILFWVKDKRRTVNTPPPPPEASGAWPLIGHLHLLAGSQPAHTTLGNMTDKYGPIFTLRLGVHRTLVVSNSKMAKECFTVNDKAFASRPKTLATEILGLNFSMFAFIPYGSYWRHVRKIATLEVLTTKRIEILKHVMESEIKAAMKESYNFWVKMKESGDIDNDQKAIPITEMKKWFGDITLNIMFRTVIGKRLVGVGCDGEVVEENERIRKAVKDFFHLSGLFPVSDAIPFLRWLDLDGAEKKMKKTAKELDDFAQVWLEQHKRNRDIGSGEWDEGKHDFMDVLISTVDDEGFDGHDADTIIKATSLSLILAAADTTTATLTWSLSLLLNNREILKKVIHELDTQIGKENLVVESNLEKLEYLQAVIKETLRLYPPGPLGVPHESMEDCIVGGYHVPAQTRLLTNISKLQRDPFLYSNPFEFHPERFLTTYKEVDLKGQHFELIPFGAGRRMCPAMSFALKLMQMTLATLLHGFEIMTVDGGPVDMVEESGLSNIRASPLQVILTPRLFSQVHDQN from the exons ATGGATCTTCCCTCACATTCGACAGTTACATTCACAATCTATGCCACTCTTTTCTCACTCTTCCTTTGCATTCTTTTTTGGGTAAAGGACAAACGCCGCACTGTAaacacaccaccaccaccaccggaaGCCAGCGGCGCCTGGCCTTTAATCGGTCACCTCCACCTTTTAGCTGGCTCCCAACCAGCTCACACCACCTTGGGTAACATGACTGACAAATACGGACCTATCTTCACCTTGCGTTTAGGCGTTCACCGAACTTTAGTTGTAAGCAACTCAAAAATGGCTAAAGAGTGCTTTACCGTTAACGACAAAGCATTTGCTTCCCGTCCCAAAACTTTAGCTACTGAAATTTTGGGCTTAAACTTTTCCATGTTTGCTTTCATACCCTACGGTTCCTATTGGCGCCACGTGCGTAAGATAGCAACCTTGGAGGTCCTCACCACCAAACGCATAGAGATACTTAAGCATGTGATGGAATCGGAGATTAAAGCAGCTATGAAAGAGAGTTACAATTTTTGGGTAAAGATGAAGGAGAGTGGTGATATTGATAATGATCAAAAGGCTATTCCTATTACTGAGATGAAGAAGTGGTTTGGTGATATAACACTCAACATCATGTTTAGAACGGTGATAGGAAAACGTTTAGTTGGGGTTGGTTGTGATGGTGAAGTAGTGGAAGAAAATGAAAGGATACGAAAAGCAGTTAAGGACTTTTTCCATCTCAGTGGTTTGTTCCCTGTGTCTGATGCGATTCCGTTTTTGAGATGGTTGGATTTGGATGGAgcagagaagaagatgaagaagacagCCAAAGAGTTAGATGATTTTGCTCAGGTTTGGCTTGAGCAACACAAACGCAATAGAGACATTGGTTCAGGGGAATGGGATGAGGGTAAGCATGACTTCATGGATGTGCTTATTTCCACCGTTGATGATGAAGGTTTTGATGGTCATGATGCCGATACCATAATCAAAGCTACATCTCTG TCATTAATTTTGGCTGCTGCAGACACTACAACAGCGACATTAACTTGGAGTCTCTCTTTACTTCTCAATAATCGTGAAATCTTAAAGAAGGTTATACATGAGTTAGACACACAAATTGGTAAAGAAAATTTGGTTGTGGAATCAAATTTGGAGAAGTTGGAGTATCTCCAAGCCGTTATCAAAGAAACATTGCGCTTATATCCACCCGGACCACTTGGTGTGCCTCACGAGTCCATGGAAGATTGTATTGTCGGTGGATACCATGTTCCTGCTCAAACACGTCTTTTGACTAACATTTCAAAACTTCAACGAGATCCCTTTCTATATTCCAATCCCTTTGAGTTTCACCCAGAGAGATTTCTCACAACCTATAAAGAGGTTGATCTTAAGGGCCAACATTTTGAATTGATTCCATTTGGCGCAGGTAGAAGAATGTGTCCTGCAATGTCATTTGCTCTTAAACTAATGCAGATGACACTTGCTACTCTATTACATGGGTTTGAAATAATGACGGTTGATGGTGGACCAGTTGATATGGTTGAAGAAAGTGGATTAAGCAACATAAGAGCTTCCCCGCTCCAAGTCATTCTTACACCACGCCTATTTTCCCAAGTTCATGATCAAAATTGA